A portion of the Candidatus Stygibacter australis genome contains these proteins:
- a CDS encoding PorV/PorQ family protein: protein MKKIGLIIILLTVMVLLQADVDGSKGFQMLRILNNPATAGQGGNGAINSSSGFSFLDNAAAPLMQNGKAVSFCQNLWLFDTKMSNIGYRNSMGKSSFGYSMRYLDYGEIERYTNNGENIGSYQPMDMAITFNYGYRIAASHYLGVNITGLYEKIDTSSSTGVSGDVGYIYLTPFKDIRVMAGVKNFGKTSKMDQEDIELPLTIDLILSKDFSIQANRLTTEFKLTKDIDNDQLKGSLGIEANLYESLFLRTGYKFGYDLESISAGFGVKLSRFTIDYAYVPVSEELEDVHLLGLSCHFR, encoded by the coding sequence ATGAAGAAGATAGGATTAATAATCATCCTGCTGACGGTAATGGTTTTACTTCAAGCAGATGTTGATGGCAGTAAAGGGTTTCAGATGTTAAGAATACTCAATAATCCGGCAACGGCAGGACAGGGTGGCAATGGAGCGATTAATTCCAGTTCCGGCTTTTCCTTTTTGGATAATGCGGCAGCACCATTAATGCAGAATGGTAAAGCAGTGAGTTTTTGTCAAAACCTGTGGCTTTTTGATACTAAAATGAGCAATATCGGCTATCGAAACAGTATGGGCAAATCAAGTTTTGGTTATTCCATGCGTTATCTGGATTATGGTGAAATAGAGCGCTATACTAATAATGGAGAAAATATCGGCAGCTATCAGCCAATGGATATGGCAATTACTTTTAATTATGGTTACAGGATCGCAGCCAGTCACTATCTGGGAGTAAATATCACGGGATTGTATGAGAAGATAGATACCTCCTCGAGCACAGGAGTATCTGGAGATGTGGGTTATATTTACCTGACTCCATTTAAGGATATCCGGGTTATGGCGGGAGTGAAGAATTTTGGCAAAACATCAAAAATGGATCAGGAAGATATTGAATTACCACTTACGATTGATCTCATCTTAAGTAAAGATTTTTCGATCCAGGCTAATCGACTTACAACCGAATTTAAATTAACAAAAGATATAGATAATGATCAGCTGAAAGGTTCATTGGGAATAGAAGCCAATTTATATGAGAGCCTTTTCTTGCGGACTGGTTATAAATTTGGTTATGATCTGGAAAGCATAAGTGCAGGATTTGGAGTAAAATTATCTCGCTTCACAATTGATTATGCTTATGTACCAGTCAGCGAAGAACTTGAAGACGTTCATCTGCTTGGATTAAGCTGTCATTTTAGATAA
- a CDS encoding T9SS type A sorting domain-containing protein codes for MNKERKLILMIVGMMLTALWSAPPAPGSRWQNDMSFSGVSEKYSHYNNDRDRNLPDSILVLRCQFSDVSIDLDPGYPPGEPDTLPHDDAYFERFMFHLSAYWNDASAGNYQLTEDNYTLYPEVFTLQHEMGYYGDDDLSTERVSEMIVELLDMGDIAIDYSAYDSFIIFHAGAGQEADLSGANTADLWTTFVSRRTLQAGLDPENDDFPGLEYDGVVLKEFVIVPETERQPDIQENDPLFGVLGVLCHEFGRLIGLPTLYDNQSSNGKSAGIGNYGVMGTGLWNAAGYVPPLPVAWCRIYMGWSDYETIDSFTEAAELTYPMNIDSEIPKIYKVLINEDEYFLLENRQQNSDGSIFVNSEGDSLATFSFEIVDGQQYYEEGHPYAGQPYFDFMNNTYAGCEWDFYLPGYGEGDALSQDGSGICIWHVDEIVMREKFNLEEEINVPNGEEEHKAIDLEEADHDQGLDLYGYYGYKDDTYRAGNNDYFGYVEYNGLPWNPTAESYYGGIQLEIYDISESADVMNFSVAYEWSLDTGYVGINTLPAAFLDFGDGIKKLFYPMPDGNVYLWENDAIIAEENIPRDSIPECWAWLESSKKIIIPAMIGDVASLHVLDENLETTGQLLFNNYNWGAPPLVITDETGEEIIVLALNSALDDNNKIELYDSDLNEIEYFNIASYQICGNMMYDGELHIPARDSNEFVIYRIDLENYTLNWEATFNTELELNNGILAEFEEDGEKRMIFTTNDSLLVQFKETAPSYTFEKEIPLPFICDSYPSYGDLDNNGVRELLYGGENNFIAIDETGNIYQSSDELTVQDSSGIYAGVVPVDINGDGKPEVVGMMSQNRFCIWENYNDNDFRLMRNYPVTHGHRSRLYPIFNENTIYLPSDNGKIFRDTDHQIAQDDHPVAYCDLGRTAYLPWEALVNEHETVSLFVEDETYIYPNPYSTVYSSTIIGGKEEVGKIGVRIMLSESENTQIWVYDIAGNQIESGELFLTAYNAGVYLIDVSGYSSGVYVARVKAGNEQKILKFGIEK; via the coding sequence ATGAATAAAGAAAGAAAATTGATACTGATGATTGTGGGGATGATGCTGACGGCATTATGGTCAGCTCCGCCGGCACCCGGGAGCAGATGGCAGAATGATATGTCCTTTAGTGGTGTATCAGAGAAATACAGCCATTATAATAACGATCGTGATCGTAATCTACCGGATAGTATTCTGGTATTGCGCTGCCAGTTCAGTGACGTGAGCATTGACCTTGATCCAGGGTATCCACCAGGAGAACCTGACACTTTACCGCATGATGACGCCTATTTTGAAAGGTTTATGTTTCATTTAAGTGCCTACTGGAATGATGCTTCAGCGGGGAATTATCAATTAACAGAAGATAATTACACTCTTTATCCAGAAGTATTTACCTTGCAGCATGAGATGGGATATTATGGTGATGATGATCTGAGTACTGAACGGGTGAGTGAGATGATAGTGGAACTTCTGGATATGGGTGACATTGCGATAGATTATTCTGCTTATGACAGCTTTATCATCTTTCATGCCGGAGCAGGTCAGGAAGCAGACCTCAGCGGAGCAAATACAGCGGATCTGTGGACTACATTTGTGAGTAGGAGGACATTGCAGGCAGGACTTGATCCTGAGAATGATGACTTCCCAGGGTTGGAATATGATGGTGTGGTGCTTAAGGAATTTGTGATCGTGCCAGAGACTGAGCGTCAGCCTGATATTCAGGAAAATGATCCATTATTTGGTGTATTAGGGGTACTTTGTCATGAGTTTGGGCGTCTAATAGGATTACCCACTTTATACGATAATCAGTCATCTAACGGTAAGTCTGCGGGAATAGGAAATTATGGAGTGATGGGAACTGGATTATGGAATGCAGCAGGCTACGTGCCTCCTTTACCAGTTGCCTGGTGCCGTATTTATATGGGCTGGTCAGATTATGAGACAATAGATAGTTTTACTGAGGCAGCAGAACTTACTTATCCGATGAATATAGATTCTGAGATACCCAAAATTTATAAAGTATTGATAAACGAGGATGAATATTTCCTATTAGAGAATCGGCAGCAGAACTCTGATGGCAGTATATTCGTAAATTCAGAGGGTGATTCGCTGGCAACTTTCAGCTTTGAGATAGTTGATGGACAGCAGTATTATGAAGAGGGTCATCCTTATGCCGGGCAGCCATATTTTGATTTTATGAATAATACTTATGCCGGTTGTGAATGGGATTTTTATCTTCCGGGCTATGGAGAAGGTGACGCACTGAGTCAGGATGGATCAGGAATTTGTATCTGGCATGTGGATGAGATCGTGATGCGGGAGAAATTTAATCTGGAAGAAGAGATCAATGTGCCCAATGGTGAAGAAGAGCATAAGGCAATTGATCTGGAAGAAGCAGATCACGATCAGGGACTTGATCTTTATGGCTATTACGGGTATAAAGACGATACATATAGAGCTGGTAATAATGACTATTTTGGTTATGTGGAATATAACGGGCTTCCCTGGAATCCTACGGCTGAGAGTTATTATGGCGGAATCCAGCTGGAGATATATGATATCAGTGAATCAGCCGATGTGATGAATTTTAGTGTAGCTTATGAATGGTCGCTTGATACTGGCTATGTGGGGATAAATACTTTGCCAGCAGCATTTCTGGATTTTGGTGATGGGATAAAAAAGCTTTTCTATCCTATGCCGGATGGTAATGTATATCTTTGGGAAAATGATGCTATTATCGCTGAAGAGAATATTCCGCGGGATAGTATTCCAGAATGCTGGGCATGGCTGGAAAGTAGTAAAAAAATAATAATTCCTGCAATGATAGGTGATGTGGCATCATTACATGTTCTGGATGAGAATCTGGAAACTACCGGTCAGTTACTTTTTAATAATTATAACTGGGGGGCTCCACCACTGGTGATAACAGATGAAACCGGAGAGGAAATTATTGTACTGGCATTAAACAGTGCTCTGGATGATAATAACAAGATAGAGCTCTATGACAGTGATCTGAATGAGATCGAATACTTCAATATCGCATCATATCAGATATGCGGAAATATGATGTATGATGGAGAATTGCATATTCCAGCGAGAGATAGTAATGAATTTGTGATATACAGGATAGATCTGGAAAATTATACTCTTAACTGGGAAGCGACTTTTAATACTGAGCTCGAACTTAATAACGGAATATTGGCAGAATTCGAGGAAGATGGCGAGAAAAGGATGATCTTCACCACTAATGATTCTTTACTGGTGCAATTCAAAGAGACAGCTCCTTCCTACACATTTGAGAAAGAAATACCCTTACCATTTATTTGTGATTCATATCCCAGTTATGGTGATCTGGATAATAATGGTGTAAGAGAATTATTATATGGTGGAGAAAACAACTTTATCGCCATTGATGAAACGGGAAATATCTATCAGTCATCAGATGAGCTAACTGTGCAGGATTCCAGTGGGATATATGCTGGAGTAGTACCAGTAGATATTAATGGAGATGGAAAACCTGAAGTAGTGGGAATGATGAGCCAAAACAGGTTTTGTATCTGGGAAAATTATAATGATAATGATTTCAGGTTGATGCGAAATTACCCGGTAACTCATGGTCATCGCAGCAGATTGTATCCTATATTTAATGAGAATACGATTTATCTTCCTTCCGATAACGGTAAGATATTTAGAGACACTGATCACCAGATAGCACAGGATGATCATCCAGTGGCATATTGTGATCTGGGACGGACAGCATATTTACCATGGGAAGCACTGGTGAATGAACATGAGACGGTATCATTATTTGTGGAAGATGAGACATATATCTATCCTAATCCTTATAGCACAGTGTATAGTAGCACTATCATTGGTGGAAAGGAAGAAGTTGGAAAAATAGGTGTACGGATTATGTTATCAGAGAGTGAAAATACCCAGATATGGGTATATGATATTGCCGGTAATCAGATAGAAAGTGGAGAATTATTTCTTACTGCTTATAATGCAGGAGTATATCTGATAGATGTAAGTGGATATTCCAGCGGAGTTTATGTGGCAAGGGTTAAAGCTGGTAATGAACAGAAAATATTAAAATTTGGCATAGAGAAATAA